One Lactobacillus sp. ESL0785 DNA window includes the following coding sequences:
- a CDS encoding C40 family peptidase, producing MKIKSNLLKLTTAAALAVTGVTAVGAAKTNSTTSHVEAATIKVKVNYVPGYGINVWNNYENSGFTGKKIQHGTTVKVLDTKVDTKGNTWYKVGNKKWIEAKYTIRASKVSKPVAVKHVKSVAKQAKRIVKLAKAEVGKPYVWGATGPSAFDCSGLAQYVYSQATGKDITRTTYTQVKQGKTVSIQDLKPGDLLFWGSASAPSHVGIWIGNNQFIHAATPSQGVIKGTLSSYFYPSVAKRILD from the coding sequence TTGAAGATTAAGAGTAACTTACTTAAATTAACAACAGCTGCAGCTTTAGCTGTAACTGGTGTAACGGCTGTTGGTGCTGCTAAGACAAATTCTACAACTTCCCACGTTGAAGCTGCGACAATTAAAGTTAAAGTTAATTACGTGCCCGGCTATGGCATTAATGTGTGGAATAATTATGAGAACTCTGGCTTTACTGGTAAAAAAATACAGCATGGTACAACAGTTAAGGTTTTGGATACTAAAGTTGATACTAAGGGTAATACTTGGTACAAGGTAGGTAATAAGAAGTGGATTGAAGCTAAATATACTATTAGAGCTTCTAAGGTTTCTAAACCAGTTGCTGTTAAACATGTTAAAAGTGTTGCTAAGCAGGCTAAGAGGATTGTGAAGCTTGCTAAGGCTGAAGTAGGTAAGCCTTATGTTTGGGGTGCAACGGGTCCATCAGCATTTGACTGTTCTGGTTTGGCACAATATGTTTATAGCCAAGCTACTGGTAAAGATATTACGCGGACGACTTATACACAGGTCAAACAAGGTAAGACAGTGTCAATTCAAGACTTAAAGCCTGGAGATTTATTATTCTGGGGATCAGCTAGTGCACCATCACATGTTGGTATTTGGATTGGGAACAATCAGTTCATTCATGCTGCAACTCCTTCACAAGGCGTAATTAAAGGTACTCTGAGTTCATACTTCTATCCGTCAGTTGCTAAGCGCATTCTTGATTAA
- a CDS encoding AAA family ATPase, whose protein sequence is MQKLILIAGPSGAGKTTISEYLTKKFGIPRVVTHTTRPMRASEKQHESYHFEDDVSFNKLHFFEHVKYGSYQYGSSREALDEAWQKSAVASLIVDIHGAALYLKQLQDQIYFLYVTTSTKAELKQRLIKRGDDLRKINERLSGDELNLLPAKLQQAAHILVNDDWQQTEKQLNLIVAKLLAK, encoded by the coding sequence TTGCAAAAATTAATTTTAATTGCTGGACCAAGTGGTGCGGGCAAGACAACAATTTCAGAATATTTAACTAAAAAGTTTGGCATTCCACGGGTAGTGACGCATACAACCAGGCCAATGCGTGCAAGTGAAAAGCAGCATGAATCTTATCATTTTGAAGATGATGTTTCTTTTAATAAGTTGCATTTTTTTGAGCATGTTAAATATGGCTCATATCAGTATGGTTCTAGTCGTGAGGCTCTTGATGAAGCCTGGCAGAAAAGTGCCGTGGCGTCATTAATTGTTGATATTCATGGTGCGGCATTGTATCTTAAGCAGCTGCAAGACCAAATATATTTTTTGTATGTTACAACAAGTACAAAAGCTGAGCTCAAGCAGCGATTAATTAAGCGTGGGGATGATCTGCGTAAAATTAACGAACGGTTGAGTGGAGATGAATTAAATCTGCTACCTGCAAAGCTGCAACAAGCTGCTCATATTTTGGTTAACGATGATTGGCAGCAAACAGAAAAGCAGTTAAATCTAATTGTTGCCAAGCTATTAGCTAAGTAA
- a CDS encoding DUF2187 domain-containing protein produces MKKADVKLDDIVSAKSEEELTQPFIGKVEKLYENSAMLTIIDFDQVDKTAVGDLNQKIVVNFKNIKAAPKRKVKEIQALAKSDVKIEKIAQENTDAQEDIAKKAK; encoded by the coding sequence TTGAAAAAAGCAGATGTGAAATTAGATGACATTGTCAGCGCAAAATCTGAAGAAGAACTTACCCAGCCTTTTATTGGCAAAGTTGAAAAGCTCTACGAAAATTCTGCCATGTTAACCATCATTGATTTCGACCAAGTTGATAAGACCGCTGTTGGTGATCTTAATCAAAAAATTGTCGTTAACTTCAAAAACATCAAGGCAGCACCTAAACGAAAAGTTAAAGAAATTCAAGCCTTAGCAAAAAGCGATGTCAAAATTGAAAAAATTGCTCAAGAAAACACAGATGCTCAAGAAGATATTGCTAAGAAAGCTAAATAA
- a CDS encoding MFS transporter produces MTQNLSYQADHKVQQNRWWILVAVGLFTFMSTLDGTIVNIALPVISNDLRISMSQSEWVVSLYLIVVCSFILFFGKLSDLHGKIKIFRCGAIFFIAGSLLSGFKVNLLFLLVARAVQAFGAAMTMATNNGIITEIFPQTERGKALGTIGSFVALGSIAGPGLGGVILARLSWSYIFWLNVPVGIIAAIIGAIFLPQDITFTRAPLDRRGSFAFALGMITLFGGIFLGQQLGFTAVPVLVMLIIGVISFVCFVLIERQAANPLLQFSLFKNPDFSVSLLCALLIFITNFFFNVVTPFYLENARHLATSQTGLLLMILPIVQLFTAPVAGTISDKIGPKLITFIGLVLLLISQIGYYLCNLNSPLWLFIGSIAIMGLGSGIFSSPNNSLVMSSVKQKDLGVAGSINSLSRNLGMVIGISSATTILFAAMSAKKGAHVTGYLPQQPEIFIYGMHFVFLISIIICLVTVLLSGWRLFKKQA; encoded by the coding sequence ATGACACAGAATTTAAGTTATCAAGCTGATCACAAAGTCCAGCAAAATCGATGGTGGATCCTTGTGGCAGTGGGACTGTTTACCTTCATGTCAACACTAGATGGTACAATTGTTAATATTGCTTTGCCTGTTATTAGTAACGACTTGCGAATTTCAATGAGCCAATCTGAATGGGTCGTATCGCTTTACTTAATTGTAGTTTGTAGTTTTATTCTCTTCTTTGGAAAATTAAGTGACTTACACGGCAAAATTAAAATTTTTCGTTGTGGTGCAATTTTCTTTATTGCTGGATCGCTATTATCTGGTTTTAAAGTTAATTTACTCTTTCTGTTAGTTGCTCGGGCCGTGCAGGCTTTTGGTGCAGCTATGACTATGGCTACTAACAATGGGATTATTACAGAAATTTTTCCACAAACTGAGCGTGGTAAGGCTTTAGGGACAATCGGTTCTTTTGTTGCTTTAGGTTCAATTGCTGGACCGGGACTAGGTGGTGTAATTTTAGCTCGCTTATCTTGGTCGTATATTTTTTGGCTGAATGTGCCGGTTGGGATTATTGCGGCAATTATTGGTGCTATTTTCTTACCGCAAGATATTACTTTTACGCGAGCCCCACTTGATCGTCGTGGCTCTTTTGCCTTTGCTCTTGGTATGATTACGCTATTTGGCGGTATTTTTTTAGGTCAGCAGTTAGGCTTTACTGCCGTACCTGTCTTAGTAATGCTAATTATCGGAGTTATAAGTTTTGTTTGCTTTGTTTTGATTGAAAGGCAAGCTGCTAATCCGTTGCTGCAATTTAGTTTATTTAAAAATCCAGACTTTTCGGTTAGCTTATTGTGTGCATTGTTAATTTTTATTACTAACTTTTTCTTTAATGTGGTAACACCATTTTATTTAGAAAATGCACGGCATCTTGCAACTAGTCAAACGGGACTATTGTTGATGATTTTACCAATTGTGCAACTGTTTACGGCTCCTGTTGCGGGAACAATTTCTGACAAAATTGGTCCTAAATTAATTACCTTTATTGGTTTAGTCTTGTTGCTAATTAGTCAGATTGGCTATTATTTATGTAATTTAAATTCACCTCTGTGGTTGTTTATTGGCAGCATTGCCATTATGGGTTTAGGTAGTGGGATCTTCAGCTCACCAAATAATTCGCTTGTGATGAGTTCTGTCAAGCAAAAGGATCTTGGTGTAGCTGGCAGTATTAATTCACTTTCGCGTAATTTAGGTATGGTTATTGGTATTTCAAGTGCCACGACAATTTTATTTGCGGCTATGAGTGCCAAAAAGGGTGCACACGTAACTGGTTATTTGCCGCAGCAGCCAGAAATCTTTATTTATGGGATGCATTTTGTCTTTTTAATTTCAATTATTATTTGTCTGGTAACCGTGCTTTTAAGTGGCTGGCGTTTATTTAAGAAACAAGCATAA
- a CDS encoding multicopper oxidase domain-containing protein → MSDKVYTDYFYNSDDFDKNHGMGYKKLTIPDNVEAQPLIVPPVLEPDKVENNDVWYTIESQEGEFQYLPGKKTHTWGYNFPVLGKTIVFTKGQHVHVTLKNSLPELTTYHWHGLEVSGPGNDGACHSPVYPGEEKHIDFIVNQPAALTWLHAHPCPSTAAQVWMGLAMGVVVTDANEAKLPIPKTYGKDEFPLILQDRTFHEDNQFDYKADYNAMGVYGDNPVINGVIKPYVDVTTQKVRLIFLGGSNRREWRLHFENDLVMTQIAGDDSFLEHPVKLTKVLIGPGERQQVVVDFGDYKEGDVVNLYTDDFKLVEFRIHKYEKDDSVIPDTLFKPYDPVVNPNAPIPKVTMDNHNEINGKQFEMQRIDMKQPLMSAEYWDVTNTNDKTNGMLHPFHVHGAHFLVVSRDGHDPYPNERGVYKDTVEVAPQETVRIKVYFQNTGVFMYHCHIIEHEDAGMMAQIQIVDPKDPDKKYHLMDMETLTKAFAEEKGVPMDEVYCPGMDVEGMAVKGEDHTMDVFSGASRH, encoded by the coding sequence ATGTCAGATAAAGTTTACACAGATTATTTCTATAATTCAGATGACTTTGACAAGAATCATGGTATGGGTTACAAGAAACTCACAATCCCTGATAATGTTGAAGCCCAACCATTAATTGTTCCACCAGTTTTGGAACCAGATAAGGTCGAAAACAACGATGTTTGGTACACAATTGAATCACAGGAAGGTGAATTCCAATATTTACCAGGCAAGAAGACTCATACCTGGGGCTACAACTTCCCAGTACTTGGTAAGACCATAGTCTTTACCAAGGGTCAACACGTTCACGTTACTTTGAAGAACAGCCTGCCAGAATTGACTACTTATCACTGGCATGGTTTGGAAGTTTCAGGACCTGGTAACGATGGTGCATGTCACTCACCAGTTTACCCAGGCGAAGAAAAGCACATTGACTTCATCGTTAACCAACCAGCAGCTCTTACTTGGCTTCATGCTCACCCATGTCCATCAACTGCTGCTCAAGTTTGGATGGGACTTGCCATGGGTGTTGTAGTTACTGATGCTAATGAAGCTAAGTTACCAATTCCTAAGACTTATGGTAAAGATGAATTTCCACTTATCTTGCAAGACCGGACATTCCATGAAGATAACCAATTCGATTACAAGGCTGACTACAACGCAATGGGTGTTTACGGCGATAACCCTGTAATCAATGGTGTCATCAAACCTTACGTTGATGTTACTACCCAAAAAGTACGTTTGATCTTCTTAGGTGGTTCTAACCGTCGTGAATGGAGATTACACTTTGAAAATGATTTGGTAATGACTCAAATCGCTGGTGATGATTCATTCTTGGAACATCCAGTTAAGTTAACTAAAGTCTTAATCGGGCCTGGTGAACGGCAACAAGTAGTTGTTGACTTCGGCGACTACAAGGAAGGTGACGTTGTTAACCTTTACACTGATGACTTTAAGTTGGTTGAATTTAGAATTCATAAGTATGAAAAAGATGACAGTGTCATCCCTGATACTTTATTCAAGCCATATGATCCAGTTGTTAATCCAAATGCACCAATTCCTAAGGTTACGATGGATAACCATAACGAGATCAATGGTAAGCAATTCGAAATGCAAAGAATTGACATGAAGCAACCTTTGATGAGCGCAGAATACTGGGATGTAACCAATACCAATGATAAGACCAATGGTATGCTTCACCCATTCCACGTTCACGGTGCTCACTTCTTAGTTGTATCACGTGACGGTCATGATCCATATCCAAACGAACGTGGCGTTTACAAGGATACTGTTGAAGTTGCTCCTCAGGAAACTGTACGGATTAAGGTTTACTTCCAAAACACTGGTGTCTTCATGTACCACTGCCACATCATTGAACACGAAGATGCTGGTATGATGGCACAAATTCAAATTGTTGATCCTAAGGATCCAGACAAGAAATATCATTTGATGGACATGGAAACTTTAACTAAAGCATTTGCTGAAGAAAAAGGTGTTCCAATGGACGAAGTTTATTGCCCAGGTATGGACGTTGAAGGTATGGCTGTTAAGGGCGAAGATCACACGATGGACGTCTTCTCTGGTGCAAGTCGTCACTAA
- a CDS encoding C40 family peptidase, which produces MRHRHSLIKLITVISLFFVGSSTVVQVAAPTEVKASTVSKKRNAIAKLAKMQVGKSYVYGATGPYAFDCSGLVQYIYRKAGKKVLPRTTYSQVLVGKRVSMDKLKKGDLLFWGPASAPYHVGVCVGHNKFVHAATPDQGVKEQTISPYFYPSAAKRILE; this is translated from the coding sequence TTGAGACACAGACATAGTTTAATTAAGTTAATAACAGTTATTTCGTTGTTTTTTGTTGGCAGTAGTACAGTTGTTCAAGTAGCTGCGCCAACTGAAGTTAAGGCTAGTACAGTATCTAAGAAGCGTAATGCAATTGCTAAGCTTGCTAAAATGCAAGTTGGCAAAAGCTATGTTTATGGTGCAACTGGTCCTTATGCGTTTGACTGTTCTGGCTTAGTGCAATATATCTACCGCAAGGCTGGCAAAAAAGTTTTACCAAGGACAACTTACTCCCAAGTGTTAGTTGGTAAAAGAGTTTCAATGGATAAATTGAAAAAGGGTGATCTCCTTTTTTGGGGACCAGCTTCAGCACCATACCATGTTGGCGTTTGTGTTGGTCATAATAAGTTTGTTCATGCTGCGACTCCTGATCAAGGGGTTAAAGAACAGACCATTAGTCCGTATTTCTATCCTTCTGCTGCAAAACGAATTCTTGAATAA
- a CDS encoding LVIS_2131 family protein, producing the protein MFSWNLLGVLLWVIIILYFVFVIQNIRKRRITMIIKKHQRFSWPNFLVDIVEVILLLVSIVWLFDKTMLDNPDLEDTSKISSSVVYQPLVMNTGTGNSSYVTINSKKKKIGTQTYTYYRAGKKVQVSSGFATVTYGRNPLDLNAERIPYNVHELQKMDKKYQRAYVAIYTATYKKIWQNGIGMHAGHTAVNYYLIRIPDASFIRQK; encoded by the coding sequence ATGTTTAGCTGGAATTTACTTGGTGTCTTATTATGGGTCATCATTATTCTTTACTTTGTCTTTGTAATTCAAAATATTCGTAAGCGGCGAATTACGATGATTATTAAAAAACATCAGCGATTTAGCTGGCCTAATTTTTTAGTGGATATTGTGGAAGTTATCTTGCTATTGGTTAGTATTGTTTGGCTCTTTGATAAGACAATGCTGGATAATCCAGATTTAGAAGATACAAGCAAAATTTCATCAAGTGTTGTTTATCAACCATTAGTTATGAATACGGGCACTGGCAATTCAAGCTACGTTACTATTAATTCAAAGAAGAAAAAGATAGGTACGCAGACGTATACTTATTATCGTGCAGGTAAAAAAGTTCAGGTTTCCAGTGGTTTTGCAACGGTTACTTATGGTCGCAATCCATTGGATTTGAATGCAGAACGAATTCCGTATAATGTTCACGAGCTGCAGAAGATGGATAAAAAGTATCAACGGGCCTATGTGGCAATTTATACGGCAACATATAAAAAAATTTGGCAGAACGGAATTGGGATGCATGCTGGTCACACAGCCGTCAACTATTATTTAATTCGAATTCCAGATGCGTCATTTATTAGACAAAAATAG
- a CDS encoding C40 family peptidase, with protein MRRNFFKMGLAAALTLTGIAVVAPQKPVNAATTKAPIKRVQINYLSGKSVKIWTNYEGGQLIAFRAKNNTKWNVAATAVDSKGNLWYKVGINEWLEAKYTVDLTGNTAAKKSKVQLRTLVKKPKKSSQIRILKHKPTKAKSIAKPKPAAEAAVPVNSGNKQKEQAVVGLAKNQVGKSYAWGSNGPDTFDCSGLVQYVYQQAGGVNLPRVTTDQVKVGTTVQMSQLQPGDLLFWGSTAAPYHVAIYVGNKQYVSAATPDQGVVLQTLSSYFYPCVAKRVL; from the coding sequence ATGAGACGTAATTTCTTTAAAATGGGACTGGCAGCAGCGTTAACACTGACAGGCATTGCTGTAGTTGCGCCACAAAAGCCGGTTAATGCAGCAACAACGAAGGCGCCAATTAAGCGCGTGCAGATTAATTATTTGTCGGGTAAAAGTGTTAAAATTTGGACAAATTATGAGGGTGGCCAATTAATAGCTTTCCGTGCTAAAAATAACACTAAGTGGAATGTAGCAGCAACAGCCGTTGATAGCAAAGGTAATTTGTGGTACAAAGTAGGAATTAATGAATGGCTTGAGGCTAAATATACAGTTGATTTAACTGGCAATACAGCAGCTAAAAAAAGCAAGGTACAACTGAGAACTTTAGTTAAGAAACCTAAAAAATCTTCCCAAATTAGGATTTTAAAGCATAAGCCTACTAAAGCAAAGTCAATTGCTAAGCCTAAGCCAGCTGCAGAAGCCGCTGTACCGGTTAATAGCGGCAATAAGCAAAAAGAACAAGCGGTAGTGGGTCTAGCAAAAAATCAAGTTGGCAAAAGCTATGCATGGGGCAGCAATGGCCCAGATACGTTTGATTGTTCAGGCTTAGTACAATATGTTTATCAACAAGCTGGCGGTGTTAATTTACCGCGAGTTACAACCGATCAGGTTAAAGTGGGGACAACCGTTCAAATGAGTCAATTACAACCAGGTGATTTGCTCTTTTGGGGTTCAACAGCTGCTCCATATCACGTGGCAATCTATGTTGGTAATAAGCAATATGTAAGTGCAGCAACTCCAGATCAAGGCGTAGTGTTGCAGACTCTTAGCTCGTATTTTTATCCTTGTGTTGCTAAACGTGTTTTATAA
- the hflX gene encoding GTPase HflX, protein MIDNTPQTIKAYLAGVNLNDPNFDYYMTELANLTQANNMEVVGQTHQNAVQVVAGTYFGLGKINEIKDMAHGLKAKVLIINDELSPVQIRNLEKLTKLRVIDRTELILEIFASRARSKQAKLQVQLAQLQYELPRLHPSENNLDQQRGNGGSTSGGFANRGAGESKLEINRRTIGKQISAIKKELKAIAGQEEIKAKRRNQNHIPKVALVGYTNAGKSTTMNGLLQEFTAENKDKQVFVKDMLFATLDTSVRRIDLGNNFSFILSDTVGFISKLPHNLVESFKATLQEAKDADLLINVVDAADPNMIQMIRTTQNVLAEIGVKNIPMLTAYNKADKTERKYPQIEGSDILYSATDPVSIEMLAKLITKRIFANYEEVKLLLPLTAGKEIAYLHEHAQINQESYQTDGIHVSGHLEPALQARFQQYVI, encoded by the coding sequence ATGATTGATAACACACCGCAAACTATTAAGGCCTACTTGGCAGGCGTTAACTTAAATGACCCCAATTTTGACTACTACATGACTGAATTAGCCAACCTAACACAGGCTAACAATATGGAAGTCGTTGGCCAAACCCACCAAAATGCAGTCCAAGTTGTTGCTGGAACTTACTTTGGTCTTGGCAAGATTAACGAAATTAAGGACATGGCACATGGACTAAAGGCAAAAGTGCTCATCATCAACGATGAATTATCGCCAGTCCAGATCCGTAATTTAGAAAAGTTAACCAAGTTACGGGTTATCGATAGAACTGAACTGATTTTAGAAATTTTTGCCAGTAGAGCCCGCTCCAAACAAGCAAAATTACAAGTACAACTCGCCCAGTTGCAATATGAGCTGCCCAGATTACACCCTTCAGAAAACAACCTTGACCAGCAACGCGGTAATGGTGGCTCAACTAGCGGTGGGTTTGCCAACCGTGGCGCCGGTGAATCTAAACTAGAAATAAATCGTAGAACTATTGGTAAACAAATTTCTGCAATAAAAAAAGAACTAAAAGCAATTGCTGGGCAAGAGGAAATCAAGGCAAAGCGCCGTAATCAAAATCATATTCCGAAGGTTGCACTAGTCGGCTACACCAATGCCGGTAAGTCAACAACGATGAACGGTTTATTACAAGAATTCACTGCTGAAAATAAGGACAAGCAGGTTTTTGTTAAAGATATGTTGTTTGCGACACTAGATACTAGTGTGCGTCGAATTGATCTTGGTAATAACTTTAGTTTTATCCTCTCAGACACTGTTGGCTTTATTTCTAAATTACCCCACAATTTAGTGGAATCATTTAAGGCAACATTACAAGAAGCCAAGGATGCTGACTTATTAATCAACGTTGTTGATGCTGCTGATCCAAATATGATTCAAATGATTCGTACTACCCAAAATGTATTAGCCGAAATTGGTGTCAAAAATATTCCGATGTTAACAGCCTATAACAAAGCTGATAAGACTGAGCGCAAATACCCCCAAATCGAAGGCAGTGATATCTTATATTCAGCTACTGATCCCGTATCAATTGAAATGCTTGCTAAACTGATTACCAAACGTATTTTTGCTAATTATGAAGAAGTTAAACTATTACTGCCACTAACTGCTGGCAAGGAAATAGCCTACCTTCATGAACATGCACAAATAAATCAAGAAAGTTATCAAACTGATGGCATTCATGTGTCAGGACATCTTGAGCCAGCACTTCAAGCACGCTTTCAGCAATATGTTATTTAA
- a CDS encoding O-antigen ligase family protein — MKAKARTILFWFILIQPFLDLYWFYHGTLANIFPFTLPTVIRILAIGALLGLYFSQKKSWQKLQQRKWLIFYLLLLIIYSALHLIHVRNFTSVNPTGYSYSTTSEIFYLIRMALPLAVLFLTNEITLGQKQLRQVIEGVSALFSGTIVLSNLFVVSLKSYETGTISANIFMWFNNANIGYSHMASKGFFNFTNMISAVLFMLLPLMLYYLFTQFSWQTGMLNVIQALAMIEIGTKVAAIGLIGGIIIGILLFAMHKYFIKDVKKGGPALLTAILIEFGALIILPFGPAVQRYHYEIYLAQQSDHDLTTEKRQLASGLKKYPHGKQRADFLRDFIKNNYQAYALNPKFVFKSYPYQYDPEFWLQIMHEPGQTRMQNRHIEQAMLKRVVQANHNHLDKFFGISYTRENNIFNLERDFAAQIYALGWLGMLLFVGPYLAILIYAGYQWLKYKAARTYLISSLMLSSIFVLLAAFSSGNVLDFLTASLILAFIEGNLLSQIHTQTHY, encoded by the coding sequence TTGAAAGCTAAAGCAAGAACCATTTTATTCTGGTTCATTCTCATCCAACCATTTTTAGACTTATATTGGTTTTACCACGGCACACTTGCCAATATTTTCCCTTTTACTTTACCGACAGTTATTCGTATCTTGGCTATTGGCGCTTTGTTAGGTCTTTATTTCAGTCAAAAAAAATCATGGCAAAAATTACAGCAGCGTAAATGGTTAATCTTTTATTTACTCCTACTCATTATTTACTCTGCTTTGCACCTTATCCACGTTCGAAATTTTACCAGTGTCAATCCTACTGGTTACAGCTATTCTACTACCAGTGAGATCTTCTATTTAATTAGAATGGCTTTGCCTCTAGCAGTTTTATTTCTAACTAATGAAATTACATTAGGACAAAAGCAGCTGCGCCAAGTTATTGAAGGAGTTTCTGCACTTTTTTCTGGAACAATTGTCCTCTCTAATTTATTTGTCGTTTCACTTAAATCTTATGAAACCGGAACGATTAGTGCCAATATTTTCATGTGGTTCAATAATGCCAATATCGGTTATTCACACATGGCTTCCAAAGGTTTCTTTAACTTTACTAACATGATTTCTGCAGTCTTGTTTATGTTACTGCCATTAATGCTCTATTATTTATTCACCCAATTTAGTTGGCAGACAGGTATGCTAAATGTTATCCAAGCTTTAGCCATGATTGAAATTGGCACCAAAGTTGCCGCGATTGGTCTAATTGGTGGGATTATTATTGGCATCTTGCTCTTTGCAATGCACAAATACTTTATTAAAGATGTTAAAAAAGGTGGCCCAGCTCTTCTTACTGCCATCTTAATTGAGTTTGGTGCTCTAATCATTCTACCTTTTGGCCCAGCTGTGCAACGCTATCATTATGAAATTTACCTTGCCCAGCAATCCGATCACGATTTAACTACTGAAAAGCGGCAACTGGCATCTGGCCTTAAAAAATATCCTCACGGCAAGCAGCGCGCTGATTTTTTACGTGATTTTATCAAAAACAATTATCAAGCTTATGCCCTCAATCCTAAATTTGTCTTCAAAAGCTATCCTTACCAATATGATCCGGAATTTTGGTTGCAAATCATGCATGAACCCGGACAAACGCGAATGCAAAACCGGCACATCGAGCAAGCAATGCTTAAGCGAGTTGTTCAAGCTAATCATAATCATTTAGATAAGTTTTTTGGCATTTCGTATACTCGTGAAAATAACATCTTTAACCTCGAACGTGATTTTGCTGCCCAAATTTACGCTCTAGGCTGGCTGGGAATGCTGCTCTTTGTTGGACCCTATCTAGCTATTCTAATTTATGCTGGCTACCAATGGCTCAAATACAAGGCTGCACGTACCTATTTGATTAGCTCGTTAATGTTATCCAGCATATTTGTTTTACTTGCTGCCTTTTCATCGGGCAATGTCCTCGATTTTTTAACTGCTAGTTTGATTCTAGCCTTTATTGAGGGTAACTTGTTAAGTCAAATTCACACACAAACACATTACTAA
- a CDS encoding C39 family peptidase, with product MNKKKIFSNPWLYLLIGVLAIGILTYSCNSQKIIDQFDWLTLKSEQKLNVPLENQYPELPNGCEVTSLSMLLRYSGIKVTKLDLSQKIDHVASFTDNGQDRGNPHVGFVGYMSLANAGWCVYNEPLERVAKKYTNRIQNFTGHDFIQVMKLVSTGHPVMIITTTTFNRVHDMQTWQTAQGKVHVTPSSHACVITGFNKKERIIYVNDPFGYKNEKIPWRHLERSYNQQGKQALYLK from the coding sequence ATGAATAAGAAAAAAATATTTAGCAATCCTTGGCTATATCTCTTAATTGGCGTTCTAGCAATCGGAATCTTAACTTACAGCTGTAATTCTCAAAAAATAATTGACCAATTTGATTGGCTTACCCTAAAATCTGAGCAAAAATTAAATGTTCCTTTAGAAAACCAATACCCTGAATTGCCTAATGGTTGTGAAGTAACCTCATTAAGTATGCTTCTGCGATATTCTGGTATTAAAGTAACCAAACTTGATTTATCACAAAAAATTGACCATGTTGCTTCTTTTACTGACAATGGTCAAGATCGTGGTAATCCACACGTTGGCTTTGTCGGCTACATGAGTTTAGCCAATGCTGGCTGGTGCGTTTATAATGAGCCCCTCGAACGAGTGGCTAAAAAGTATACTAATCGAATTCAAAATTTTACCGGACACGATTTTATCCAAGTTATGAAGCTAGTTTCAACCGGTCATCCGGTTATGATTATTACCACAACCACTTTTAACCGGGTACATGACATGCAAACTTGGCAAACAGCGCAAGGCAAAGTTCACGTGACCCCTTCATCCCATGCCTGCGTTATCACTGGCTTTAACAAAAAAGAGCGGATTATATATGTTAATGATCCCTTCGGTTACAAAAATGAAAAAATTCCTTGGCGGCATCTGGAACGTAG